From a region of the Flavobacterium branchiarum genome:
- a CDS encoding gliding motility-associated C-terminal domain-containing protein, translated as MSQKHFEKLKLLLFLFSLFLLPIKNFGQCAGLDSKASICDIPNPTSQSINLFGLLDGNPTAGGTWTDDDFSLALDSATGILNAQLIRESGFYRFTYTVSGIAGCVDNSATITVAIGGYAGISGPTGAACTDATSYDLFHVFNGAFLSPQSNGKWYNNTINSAVQGSKIDPKELGVGTYQFTYSIPAIGDCAGPVSSKVSVTVYRAPEAGSPTNLLLCSSDDLSIYSNLDLNEQLSGEDPNGLWTDNENTGEITTRNDRFINIQKIYETHGAGIYTFTYTVSNTPHPICKIDTSKVRIRIEKRVDLTGATLVVSSDICEPDMPRANYSAKITSGANVIPNGQYNVTYKISGPSSETNTALLNFNNGETTFPLLAASFQKVGQYKIEITEFNAFETEGACVNIINNLSDDLTIHPIPKIDAAKLIIDPICQNKSALVQITGISSLINGVYTIVYKLTGANNASAQAASITVLNGVANFIIPSNLTSKSGNTLVAITDITNAIGCNNAVNVSANMVVMSLPVSADLIIDVKDYCLNEPVHVSISGLGNLKDITILYTISGSNLATAQTVTLVVSSGKASFVIPQNLLLNLGSTKVTITHITNNETTCDIAPISLSDDFLINSIPNQPTAGSQMFCKSDRMTIANLAPNGTSYKWYNSPTATTPLAASFVLVTGNYYVRETAISSGCVSPASGIVVTINDSPAPVLNPKGQEFCGINNPSIGDLSNNTNASASIVWYDAHDNGNQLTNATLLQDKATYYGFDFSSTTSCFSDNAIEVTVSLTDCSTTEYADFFIPDGFSPNGDGTNDTYSIPDIDFLYPDYTLEIYNRYGNLMFKGNKNKPDWDGKNSDSKIIDGVAPNGVYFYVVHFNKDNRSPLQGRLYLNR; from the coding sequence ATGTCCCAAAAACATTTCGAAAAACTAAAATTACTTTTGTTTTTATTCTCTTTATTTTTGTTACCTATTAAAAATTTCGGACAATGTGCAGGCTTGGATTCAAAAGCAAGTATATGTGATATTCCTAATCCTACGAGTCAATCTATAAATTTATTTGGATTATTAGATGGAAACCCTACGGCAGGTGGTACTTGGACAGATGATGATTTTTCACTTGCATTAGATAGTGCTACGGGGATTTTAAATGCTCAGTTAATAAGAGAAAGTGGATTTTATAGATTTACTTATACAGTTTCAGGAATAGCTGGTTGTGTTGATAATTCAGCAACAATAACAGTTGCTATTGGAGGATATGCCGGTATTTCAGGACCTACTGGAGCGGCATGTACAGATGCTACTTCATATGATTTATTTCATGTTTTTAATGGTGCTTTTTTAAGTCCACAGTCTAATGGTAAATGGTATAATAATACAATAAATAGTGCAGTTCAAGGTAGTAAAATTGATCCTAAGGAATTAGGGGTTGGTACATATCAGTTTACCTACTCCATTCCAGCTATTGGGGATTGTGCTGGACCCGTTTCTTCAAAAGTTTCTGTTACCGTTTATAGAGCTCCTGAGGCAGGTAGTCCTACTAATTTATTGTTATGCAGTAGTGATGATCTATCCATTTATTCTAATTTGGATTTAAATGAGCAGCTATCAGGTGAAGATCCTAATGGGCTATGGACAGACAATGAGAATACTGGAGAGATTACAACTAGGAATGATCGTTTTATAAATATTCAGAAAATTTATGAAACTCACGGTGCTGGTATTTATACTTTTACCTATACAGTTAGTAATACACCGCATCCAATTTGTAAAATTGATACATCAAAAGTAAGAATACGAATTGAAAAAAGAGTTGATCTTACAGGGGCTACACTGGTTGTTAGTTCAGATATATGTGAGCCAGATATGCCTAGAGCGAATTATTCGGCAAAGATTACTAGCGGAGCAAATGTAATTCCTAACGGACAATATAATGTAACTTATAAAATATCAGGTCCATCATCGGAAACAAATACAGCACTGCTAAATTTCAATAATGGCGAGACAACTTTTCCTTTGTTAGCAGCCTCTTTTCAAAAGGTTGGACAGTATAAAATTGAAATTACCGAATTTAATGCCTTTGAAACTGAAGGCGCTTGTGTTAATATAATCAATAATTTATCTGATGATTTAACGATTCATCCAATTCCTAAGATTGATGCTGCAAAATTAATAATCGATCCAATTTGCCAAAACAAAAGTGCTTTGGTGCAAATTACAGGAATTTCAAGTCTCATAAATGGTGTATATACGATTGTTTATAAGCTAACAGGTGCTAATAATGCAAGTGCACAAGCAGCTTCGATTACTGTTTTAAACGGAGTAGCAAATTTTATAATACCATCAAATTTGACTTCTAAGAGCGGAAATACATTAGTTGCAATTACCGATATTACAAATGCAATTGGCTGTAATAATGCAGTAAACGTATCGGCAAATATGGTTGTTATGTCTTTACCTGTTTCAGCTGATTTAATAATTGATGTAAAAGATTATTGTTTAAATGAGCCTGTTCACGTTTCAATTTCAGGGTTAGGAAATTTAAAAGACATTACAATTTTATATACTATTTCGGGCAGTAATTTGGCGACAGCTCAAACAGTAACTTTAGTGGTTTCAAGTGGGAAAGCGAGTTTTGTAATTCCACAAAATTTACTTCTTAATTTAGGTTCAACTAAAGTAACCATTACCCATATTACAAATAATGAAACAACATGTGATATTGCACCTATAAGCTTATCAGATGATTTTTTAATAAATTCTATACCGAATCAGCCAACAGCAGGATCTCAAATGTTCTGTAAATCAGATAGAATGACAATTGCTAATTTAGCGCCTAATGGGACATCTTATAAATGGTATAATTCGCCAACTGCTACGACGCCATTGGCAGCGTCGTTTGTATTGGTAACTGGGAATTATTACGTTAGAGAAACTGCAATTTCTAGCGGATGCGTCTCACCTGCAAGTGGAATCGTAGTTACAATAAACGATTCGCCTGCACCAGTTTTAAATCCGAAAGGACAAGAATTTTGCGGAATAAATAATCCTTCAATTGGCGATTTATCGAATAATACAAATGCTTCTGCTTCGATAGTTTGGTATGATGCTCATGATAACGGAAATCAATTAACCAATGCAACTTTGCTTCAAGATAAAGCTACCTATTACGGATTTGACTTCTCAAGTACAACAAGTTGTTTCTCTGATAATGCTATTGAAGTAACCGTTTCGCTTACTGATTGTTCTACCACAGAATATGCGGACTTTTTTATTCCCGACGGATTTTCTCCAAACGGTGACGGAACAAATGATACGTATTCAATTCCCGATATAGACTTTTTATATCCCGATTATACACTCGAAATTTATAATAGATATGGGAACTTAATGTTTAAAGGCAATAAAAATAAACCAGATTGGGATGGTAAAAATTCTGATTCTAAAATAATTGATGGAGTAGCTCCAAATGGTGTTTATTTTTATGTTGTCCATTTTAATAAAGATAATAGGTCGCCTTTACAAGGTCGTCTTTATTTAAATCGATAA
- a CDS encoding aspartyl protease family protein: protein MKRKITLFFLQIITFTAFSQQGFVIDKHLDKVTIPFKLINNLVFIPIKVNGIELNFLLDSGVDDTVLFSLEDKKELRFFNIKKIKLRGLGIEESIEGLKTTNNTLEVDGLKSTDNLLYVILDQEFNLSSHIGIPVNGIIGYQFFKDNLIEINYQSKKITVHRATDKYNNRLEKKFKKIPITIERAKPYLYSNAVIDSLGIPAKLLVDTGNSDAFWIFQNPNIKLPVKNFEDYLGKGFSGDIEGRRARIPKFSIGDFGFIHPIVAFPDSSSVRNVKMVPNRIGSVGGEILRRFTVVFDYKDQKMYLKKNKEFSHPFTYNKSGIVIQHNGLQWVQETVHLETVPVMKNSAAESTEKTSNDFRYKFMLKPVFEIANIRKKSAAERSGLRTGDIIVSINKNLAYKFSLEQINRLLKSEDDIWISLEVERDSQLLKFKFQLTDEL, encoded by the coding sequence ATGAAAAGAAAAATTACTTTGTTTTTTTTGCAAATAATCACCTTTACTGCATTTTCGCAGCAGGGGTTTGTTATTGATAAACATTTAGATAAGGTTACAATTCCTTTTAAACTAATAAATAATTTGGTTTTTATACCTATTAAAGTAAATGGTATAGAACTTAATTTTTTATTAGATTCTGGAGTTGACGATACCGTGCTTTTTAGTTTAGAAGACAAAAAGGAGCTTCGGTTTTTTAATATTAAAAAGATAAAACTTAGAGGTTTAGGTATCGAAGAATCTATTGAAGGTTTAAAGACTACCAATAATACTTTAGAAGTAGATGGCTTAAAATCTACAGATAACCTTTTATATGTTATATTGGATCAGGAGTTTAATTTGTCCTCACATATAGGTATACCTGTAAATGGAATAATTGGTTATCAATTCTTTAAAGATAATTTGATTGAGATAAATTATCAATCTAAAAAAATCACTGTTCATAGAGCTACTGATAAATATAATAATAGGTTGGAAAAAAAATTCAAAAAAATCCCGATCACAATTGAGAGAGCTAAGCCTTATCTTTATTCAAATGCTGTTATCGATAGCCTCGGAATTCCTGCAAAGTTGCTTGTTGATACGGGTAATAGCGATGCTTTTTGGATTTTTCAAAATCCGAATATTAAATTACCAGTGAAAAATTTTGAAGATTATTTAGGAAAAGGATTTAGTGGGGATATTGAAGGAAGGAGAGCTAGGATCCCTAAATTTTCTATTGGCGACTTCGGTTTTATTCACCCGATTGTTGCCTTCCCAGATTCTAGTTCCGTACGTAATGTAAAAATGGTTCCTAATAGAATAGGTTCAGTTGGTGGTGAGATATTAAGAAGATTTACAGTAGTTTTTGATTATAAAGATCAAAAAATGTATCTCAAGAAAAACAAAGAATTCTCCCATCCTTTTACATATAATAAAAGTGGAATCGTTATTCAGCATAATGGATTGCAATGGGTACAAGAAACAGTGCATTTAGAAACAGTTCCTGTGATGAAAAATTCAGCTGCTGAGAGTACAGAAAAGACCAGTAATGATTTTAGATATAAGTTTATGTTAAAACCTGTTTTTGAAATTGCAAATATCAGGAAAAAATCTGCTGCAGAACGATCTGGATTAAGAACTGGAGATATTATTGTTAGTATTAATAAAAATTTAGCTTATAAGTTTTCTTTAGAACAAATAAATAGATTGCTGAAATCTGAAGACGATATATGGATAAGTTTAGAAGTTGAAAGAGATAGTCAATTATTGAAATTTAAATTTCAGTTAACAGATGAATTATAG
- a CDS encoding pyridoxal phosphate-dependent aminotransferase has protein sequence MPEISNKGKNMPESPIRKLAPYADIAKKKGHKVYHLNIGQPDIKTPEAAISAIKNIDLSIIEYSPSAGYESYRKKLAQFYKNQNVNVDKEDIIITTGGSEALLFALATITDPGDEIIIPEPFYANYNAFSASTGATVVPVISSIETAFALPSIASFEKLITPKTKAILICNPGNPTGYLYSESEILQLADLVKKHDLYLIADEVYREFTYDGDIHYSVMNLKGIEQNVIMVDSVSKRYSMCGARIGCLISKNKEVIATVMKFAQARLSPPTVEQIACEAAIDTPQSYFDEVISEYRERRDTLITELNKIEGVIVTKPKGAFYCIAQLPIANADDFAQWLLESYDYNGKTVMIAPAAGFYSTPGMGLNQVRIAYVLNKEDLIQAVTVLKEALLVYNAKK, from the coding sequence ATGCCAGAAATTTCAAACAAAGGCAAAAACATGCCCGAATCACCGATACGAAAACTTGCTCCTTATGCTGATATAGCTAAGAAAAAAGGACATAAAGTGTATCACTTAAACATTGGACAACCTGATATAAAGACACCCGAAGCCGCCATCTCGGCCATAAAAAATATTGATTTAAGTATAATTGAATATAGTCCATCTGCTGGCTACGAAAGTTACAGAAAAAAACTAGCTCAATTTTACAAAAACCAAAATGTAAATGTAGATAAGGAAGATATAATCATCACAACTGGAGGTTCTGAGGCTTTGCTTTTTGCATTAGCAACAATTACTGACCCAGGAGATGAAATTATTATCCCGGAGCCTTTTTATGCTAATTACAATGCTTTTTCGGCATCAACAGGCGCTACAGTAGTTCCTGTTATTTCGAGTATTGAAACCGCTTTTGCACTACCAAGTATTGCTTCATTCGAGAAGCTAATTACACCAAAAACAAAAGCTATATTAATATGCAATCCAGGAAATCCAACTGGATATTTATATTCTGAATCTGAAATTTTGCAACTAGCCGATTTAGTTAAGAAACATGATTTGTATTTAATTGCTGACGAAGTATATCGTGAGTTTACTTATGATGGAGATATTCATTATTCTGTAATGAACTTAAAAGGTATTGAACAAAACGTAATCATGGTAGATTCTGTTTCTAAACGTTACAGTATGTGTGGTGCTAGAATTGGATGTCTAATTTCAAAAAACAAAGAAGTTATTGCTACAGTAATGAAATTTGCTCAAGCCCGATTAAGCCCTCCTACTGTTGAGCAAATTGCTTGTGAGGCAGCTATTGATACACCGCAAAGTTATTTTGACGAAGTAATTTCTGAATACAGAGAACGAAGAGATACCTTAATAACGGAGCTTAATAAAATAGAAGGTGTAATAGTAACTAAACCTAAAGGTGCTTTTTATTGTATTGCTCAATTACCTATTGCTAATGCAGATGATTTTGCACAATGGCTTTTAGAAAGTTACGATTACAATGGAAAAACAGTAATGATTGCTCCTGCTGCAGGATTTTACTCAACTCCAGGTATGGGATTAAACCAAGTACGTATTGCTTACGTTTTAAACAAAGAAGATTTAATTCAGGCAGTTACAGTTTTAAAAGAAGCTCTTTTAGTATATAATGCTAAAAAATAG
- the folE gene encoding GTP cyclohydrolase I FolE: MINNEDFLDEIGDNHIGSSAQNPIREDAFAITDDEKIEKIKKDVESILITLGMDLTDDSLKGTPNRVAKMFVKEIFGGLNPVRKPKASTFDNNYKYGEMLVEKNITLYSTCEHHLLPIIGRAHVAYISNGRVIGLSKMNRIVEYYSKRPQVQERLTMQIVQELQRALGTEDVACVIDAKHLCVNSRGIKDIESSTVTSEFGGKFKDPQTRREFLDYIKLETQF; this comes from the coding sequence ATGATAAATAACGAAGATTTTTTAGACGAAATAGGTGACAATCACATCGGATCAAGTGCGCAAAACCCAATTAGAGAAGATGCCTTTGCAATTACTGACGATGAAAAAATTGAAAAAATAAAAAAAGATGTTGAAAGTATTCTGATTACACTTGGAATGGACTTAACAGATGACAGCTTAAAAGGTACTCCAAACAGAGTAGCAAAAATGTTTGTTAAAGAAATTTTTGGAGGACTTAATCCTGTAAGAAAGCCTAAAGCATCTACTTTTGATAATAATTATAAATATGGCGAAATGTTGGTTGAAAAAAACATTACGCTTTATTCTACCTGCGAACACCATTTATTACCAATTATAGGAAGAGCTCATGTTGCTTATATCTCTAACGGAAGAGTAATTGGTCTATCTAAAATGAATAGAATTGTTGAGTATTACTCAAAAAGACCTCAGGTACAAGAGCGCTTAACAATGCAAATCGTTCAAGAATTACAAAGAGCCCTTGGTACTGAAGATGTAGCTTGCGTTATAGATGCAAAGCACCTTTGTGTAAACTCAAGAGGGATTAAAGACATTGAAAGCAGTACTGTAACATCTGAATTTGGTGGTAAATTTAAAGATCCTCAAACAAGAAGAGAATTTTTAGATTACATTAAATTAGAAACTCAATTTTAA